In a single window of the Oscarella lobularis chromosome 4, ooOscLobu1.1, whole genome shotgun sequence genome:
- the LOC136185791 gene encoding G-protein-signaling modulator 1-like isoform X1, giving the protein MSLSGTKSDNESALVVGSGGGGLREQATFATLAREGERLVDKQRYAEAVPYLEGALMLRSNDAELTSVVWCLLGNSHFQLGHYEAASRCHLHDMAVCREAGDAIGETKACCNFGIAVQMQGQLKMAGRSFLKYMDGCVRDGDRTGIAKAYNNLALLWRMQGKEVIARASDAGTADTVEVLAEARRNFERANEYLIKYLDLMREFKNRRNEGKAFGNMGICYELMGDYDQALECYQQRLEIAKELEDVAAESRAHCNIGNCYQLKGNHDKAVECYLVDFALCEKSGDKKGMAVTARNLAITYEATGNSGQCLAWHVRNLDLCRDLKDIDAQLLALMALAGFHKDQGNREEAVMYYRQQLDILEATGDTEMLSRVQESIRRFRDDESSKASAEESPSSTKKRRGFKGTLRRIRKGTFRLLFRRGDRRSSVTKAEIVDKAVTTPGASRRRRLSETIFTPPPTPEMEWDSSDQADGLLQQVIQAVDSSSHDFLAGIKPDTSSFQGVLRRPSPSKKRRSKHAHRIYSQVFGGEGHTREIERQVDSMKGDKNDGFSSLEVAAEWDSWMAVSARLARPDSLQIDENLFDY; this is encoded by the exons TACGCCGAAGCGGTACCCTACCTCGAAGGCGCGCTCATGCTccgatcgaacgacgccgaactGACGAGCGTCGTTTGGTGCCTCCTCGGGAACTCCCACTTCCAGCTCGGTCACTACGAGGCGGCGTCGCGCTGCCACTTGCACGACATGGCCGTGTGTCGGGAGGCGGGCGACGCGATCGGCGAGACGAAGGCCTGCTGCAATTTCGGCATCGCCGTTCAAATGCAGGGCCAATTGAAAATGGCCGGCCGATCGTTTTTGAAGTACATGGACGGCTGCGTGCGGGACGGCGATAGGACCGGCATCGCCAAGGCCTATAACAATCTGGCCTTGCTCTGGCGGATGCAGGGAAAGGAGGTGATCGCGCGAGCGTCCGATGCCGGCACCGCCGATACGGTCGAGGTGCTCGCTGAAGCGCGGCGGAATTTTGAAAGGGCTAACGAGTATTTGATCAAGTATTTGGATTTGATGAGAGAATTCAAAAACAG GAGAAATGAAGGCAAAGCCTTTGGAAATATGGGCATCTGTTATGAGTTGATGGGCGACTATGATCAGGCTCTTGAGTGCTATCAACAG CGATTAGAGATTGCTAAAGAGTTGGAAGACGTTGCAGCCGAGAGCCGTGCTCATTGCAATATCGGTAATTGCTATCAATTGAAGGGAAATCACGACAAAGCTGTCGAGTGCTATCTCGTGGACTTTGCTCTGTGCGAAAAAAGCGGCGACAAGAAAGGAATGGCTGTGACGGCGAGAAATCTTGCGATTACGTACGAAGCAACGGGAAATAGTGGGCAATGCCTTGCTTGGCATGTCAGG AATTTAGATCTTTGTCGAGATTTGAAAGACATAGATGCCCAACTCTTAGCTCTTATGGCTTTGGCTGGATTTCATAAGGATCAAGGAAACAGGGAGGAGGCCGTGATGTACTACAGACAG CAACTGGACATTCTAGAGGCCACGGGCGATACCGAAATGTTGAGCCGAGTGCAAGAAAGcattcgtcgtttccgagACGACGAGTCTTCAAAGGCGTCGGCGGAAGAAtccccgtcgtcgacgaagaagcgtcgCGGATTCAAGGGAACGCTACGAAGAATTCGCAAGGGAACGTTTCGTCTGCTGTttcgtcgcggcgatcgGCGCTCGTCGGTGACGAaagccgaaatcgtcgacaagGCCGTCACAACTCCCGGTGCgagtcggcgacgtcgtctcagCGAGACGATAttcacgccgccgccgacgccggagATGGAATGGGATTCGTCCGATCAGGCGGACGGATTGCTTCAGCAGGTGATCCAagccgtcgattcgtcgagtcACGACTTTCTCGCCGGAATCAAGCCGGACACGAGCAGCTTTCAGGGCGTCCTGCGTCGACCGAGTCCGtccaagaagagaagaagcaagCACGCGCATCGAATCTATTCGCAGGTCTTCGGCGGAGAAGGGCATACGAGGGAAATCGAACGGCAAGTGGATAGCATGAAAGGGGATAAGAACGACGGATTCTCGTCGCTTGAAGTGGCAGCCGAATGGGACAGCTGGATGGCAGTCTCGGC gcGTCTCGCGAGACCTGATTCTCTGCAAATTGATGAAAATCTGTTTGACTACTAG
- the LOC136185791 gene encoding G-protein-signaling modulator 1-like isoform X2: MLRSNDAELTSVVWCLLGNSHFQLGHYEAASRCHLHDMAVCREAGDAIGETKACCNFGIAVQMQGQLKMAGRSFLKYMDGCVRDGDRTGIAKAYNNLALLWRMQGKEVIARASDAGTADTVEVLAEARRNFERANEYLIKYLDLMREFKNRRNEGKAFGNMGICYELMGDYDQALECYQQRLEIAKELEDVAAESRAHCNIGNCYQLKGNHDKAVECYLVDFALCEKSGDKKGMAVTARNLAITYEATGNSGQCLAWHVRNLDLCRDLKDIDAQLLALMALAGFHKDQGNREEAVMYYRQQLDILEATGDTEMLSRVQESIRRFRDDESSKASAEESPSSTKKRRGFKGTLRRIRKGTFRLLFRRGDRRSSVTKAEIVDKAVTTPGASRRRRLSETIFTPPPTPEMEWDSSDQADGLLQQVIQAVDSSSHDFLAGIKPDTSSFQGVLRRPSPSKKRRSKHAHRIYSQVFGGEGHTREIERQVDSMKGDKNDGFSSLEVAAEWDSWMAVSARLARPDSLQIDENLFDY; encoded by the exons ATGCTccgatcgaacgacgccgaactGACGAGCGTCGTTTGGTGCCTCCTCGGGAACTCCCACTTCCAGCTCGGTCACTACGAGGCGGCGTCGCGCTGCCACTTGCACGACATGGCCGTGTGTCGGGAGGCGGGCGACGCGATCGGCGAGACGAAGGCCTGCTGCAATTTCGGCATCGCCGTTCAAATGCAGGGCCAATTGAAAATGGCCGGCCGATCGTTTTTGAAGTACATGGACGGCTGCGTGCGGGACGGCGATAGGACCGGCATCGCCAAGGCCTATAACAATCTGGCCTTGCTCTGGCGGATGCAGGGAAAGGAGGTGATCGCGCGAGCGTCCGATGCCGGCACCGCCGATACGGTCGAGGTGCTCGCTGAAGCGCGGCGGAATTTTGAAAGGGCTAACGAGTATTTGATCAAGTATTTGGATTTGATGAGAGAATTCAAAAACAG GAGAAATGAAGGCAAAGCCTTTGGAAATATGGGCATCTGTTATGAGTTGATGGGCGACTATGATCAGGCTCTTGAGTGCTATCAACAG CGATTAGAGATTGCTAAAGAGTTGGAAGACGTTGCAGCCGAGAGCCGTGCTCATTGCAATATCGGTAATTGCTATCAATTGAAGGGAAATCACGACAAAGCTGTCGAGTGCTATCTCGTGGACTTTGCTCTGTGCGAAAAAAGCGGCGACAAGAAAGGAATGGCTGTGACGGCGAGAAATCTTGCGATTACGTACGAAGCAACGGGAAATAGTGGGCAATGCCTTGCTTGGCATGTCAGG AATTTAGATCTTTGTCGAGATTTGAAAGACATAGATGCCCAACTCTTAGCTCTTATGGCTTTGGCTGGATTTCATAAGGATCAAGGAAACAGGGAGGAGGCCGTGATGTACTACAGACAG CAACTGGACATTCTAGAGGCCACGGGCGATACCGAAATGTTGAGCCGAGTGCAAGAAAGcattcgtcgtttccgagACGACGAGTCTTCAAAGGCGTCGGCGGAAGAAtccccgtcgtcgacgaagaagcgtcgCGGATTCAAGGGAACGCTACGAAGAATTCGCAAGGGAACGTTTCGTCTGCTGTttcgtcgcggcgatcgGCGCTCGTCGGTGACGAaagccgaaatcgtcgacaagGCCGTCACAACTCCCGGTGCgagtcggcgacgtcgtctcagCGAGACGATAttcacgccgccgccgacgccggagATGGAATGGGATTCGTCCGATCAGGCGGACGGATTGCTTCAGCAGGTGATCCAagccgtcgattcgtcgagtcACGACTTTCTCGCCGGAATCAAGCCGGACACGAGCAGCTTTCAGGGCGTCCTGCGTCGACCGAGTCCGtccaagaagagaagaagcaagCACGCGCATCGAATCTATTCGCAGGTCTTCGGCGGAGAAGGGCATACGAGGGAAATCGAACGGCAAGTGGATAGCATGAAAGGGGATAAGAACGACGGATTCTCGTCGCTTGAAGTGGCAGCCGAATGGGACAGCTGGATGGCAGTCTCGGC gcGTCTCGCGAGACCTGATTCTCTGCAAATTGATGAAAATCTGTTTGACTACTAG
- the LOC136185805 gene encoding DNA-directed RNA polymerase I subunit RPA12-like — protein MSGFSCDANFCPRCGTLLSLPDHMDVIRCPHPHCSYEMSAKVLDGVEEYTCKTYDTSRPKEVDKSDELEGPLIDRKCLNCGHNGMVYHTMQTRSADEGQTVYYGCPKCKFQETENS, from the exons ATGTCGGGATTTTCCTGCGACGCAAATTTCTGCCCTCGTTGCGGGACTCTACTCTCGTTGCCCGATCACATGGACGTGATTCGATGTCCTCATCCTCACTGTTCGTACGAAATGAGCGCTAAAG TGCTGGACGGGGTAGAAGAATATACATGTAAGACATATGACACCAGTAGACCAAAAGAAGTTgacaaaagcgacgagctAGAAGGACCGTTG ATTGATAGAAAATGCTTGAATTGCGGTCACAATGGCATGGTCTATCACACGATGCAGACAAGATCGGCCGACGAAGGGCAGACCGTCTATTATGGTTGTCCAAAGTGCAA ATTTCAAGAGACTGAAAACTCGTAA
- the LOC136185803 gene encoding calcium load-activated calcium channel-like, which yields MYADAVLIIVISVLTALLSEGITWVLVYRTDQYKRLKLLIEKQSKRLEKKKEAVTDISKQGGQKRKIEKAEERLKSVNRDLSMVKMKSMVVISFTFMSLMGMFNTLFDGRVVAKLPFEPITWLHGLSHRNLMGDDFTDCSFIFLYILCTMSIRQNIQKLFGNAPSRAASKLAGGMFQPPSTGGFR from the exons ATGTACGCCGACGCTGTtctcatcatcgtcatctctGTTCTGACGGCACTTCTATCAGAAG GAATCACGTGGGTCCTCGTCTATCGTACGGACCAGTATAAGCGACTCAAGCTGCTAATAGAGAAACAGAGCAAAAGAT tggaaaagaagaaagaagcggTGACAGACATCAGCAAACAAGGAGGACAGAAAcggaaaattgaaaaggcCGAGGAGCGCTTGAAGAGCGTCAATCGCGATTTGTCTATG GTAAAGATGAAGTCGATGGTGGTCATCAGTTTCACTTTTATGTCGCTGATGGGCATGTTTAATACGCT GTTTGATGGTCGCGTGGTTGCCAAACTCCCATTTGAGCCAATCACGTGGCTACACGGCTTATCGCATCGAAACCTGATGGGAGACGATTTCACTGACTGTTCCTTCATTTTCCTGTACATACTTTGCACCATGTCCATCAGACAG aacATCCAAAAGCTTTTTGGCAATGCTCCGTCGCGTGCTGCAAGCAAACTGGCCGGCGGAATGTTTCAGCCACCGTCGACCGGCGGATTCAGATGA
- the LOC136185793 gene encoding uncharacterized protein: MNITANCVESVSILPKNVASSVLKFTVGKMGVVQTLLWFYAVFAIVGNLLVIAWRCTRSKEERYSAISILVLSLAVADFVYGVRLLLYDVALYMTSNWCQTDAVLRLCHAALLLAVPSNFAMWFLTVTIAVLWFRSVVGFGCSPVNTSRSTVVGVLVFEGLTVAALSVFIDISDYVFIDWNGFRFVDWTQCGPGADTYRLSALGKRKSEIITVVYVSTGLAIIVFVATLYAIFFFRLFCQRLRRRRQGFQRTSRGNSVFVGGLGTRLTIIVFLEIFTLSDSPWRVFQCLTDSSVNETLNESEQKSVTLVGAVVSPLYAPLHPLLYTIMTRPFLSCLYKGCLGPLMTFFSKAKSRVLGTPIEDHSRPTVVSKLFSDTSERRTTLLTDYQSTENVA; this comes from the coding sequence ATGAACATCACGGCCAATTGCGTGGAATCGGTGTCCATTTTACCGAAGAACGTCGCATCGTCCGTTCTGAAGTTTACAGTCGGTAAGATGGGTGTTGTTCAGACGCTCCTGTGGTTCTATGCCGTCTTTGCCATTGTCGGAAATTTGCTCGTCATTGCGTGGCGATGCACCCGATCGAAAGAGGAGAGATACTCAGCTATATCCATCCTTGTACTGAGTcttgccgtcgccgatttcgtttACGGCGTGCGCCTCTTGCTGTACGACGTCGCCCTGTAcatgacgtcgaattggtGCCAAACCGACGCAGTGCTCCGTCTCTGCCACGCTGCTTTGTTGCTTGCAGTTCCGTCCAACTTCGCAATGTGGTTCTTAACTGTTACGATTGCCGTGCTTTGGTTTCGGTCCGTAGTCGGTTTTGGTTGTTCTCCCGTCAATACGAGTCGTTCGACTGTCGTcggcgttctcgtcttcgaagGTTTAACTGTGGCGGCACTTTCGGTTTTCATCGATATTTCCGACTACGTCTTCATCGATTGGAACGGCTTTCGTTTTGTTGACTGGACCCAGTGTGGTCCCGGTGCCGACACCTATCGTCTAAGTGCCCTGGGCAAAAGGAAGAGCGAGATCATCACTGTCGTTTACGTCAGCACCGGTCTGGCTATCATTGTTTTCGTTGCCACGCTCTAcgcaattttcttttttcgtctcttttgcCAACGTTTGCGACGTAGAAGGCAGGGATTTCAAAGGACATCGAGGGGAAATTCCGTGTTTGTCGGCGGACTCGGGACGAGATTGACGATTATTGTCTTTCTCGAGATATTCACTCTGAGCGACTCTCCGTGGAGAGTCTTTCAATGTCTGACGGATAGTTCCGTCAACGAAACGCTCAACGAGTCCGAGCAGAAATCTGTCACGCTGGTGGGCGCTGTCGTGTCGCCGTTATACGCGCCACTTCATCCTTTGCTCTATACGATTATGACGAGACCGTTTCTGAGCTGCCTCTACAAAGGGTGTTTGGGTCCATTGATGACGTTCTTTTCCAAGGCGAAGAGTCGGGTGTTGGGCACGCCAATTGAAGATCATTCTCGCCCTACTGTCGTCTCGAAATTGTTTTCAGATACGTCTGAACGCAGAACGACGCTACTCACAGATTATCAATCAACAGAGAACGTTGCGTAG
- the LOC136185785 gene encoding uncharacterized protein translates to MSRAGLPFLGLILEIMTQTLHTSHPHDHLPSLEQITSGRCNPVNNWCAINQEAAWGENIPSPRAGHSAAVYRRSNSSTALQRMVVFGGDVRGASSYDTWTYVPWTGEWMDITKAPRPKARFGHTMTTVCDTRVVLVGGGNYFVDEAKTFFDVWLFEGETETWNKIRTTQSSSSPPGAKFQSLFFHTAVPTVPPRGRASRCRCSKSILIFGGVHNFFPPWRSQLPAWLTRAGRRPPVVMSDLWELRCVDDRFSHNTTYEWIRIVTPRPTPDGRWYHSAALVGETMYVIGGLKSLFDRDDFWNEVWAFNTSNSQWTLLKENPPRLAMREVKAVHIKGTDFIVIIAGRGKIFLFHTKTVKWTESVLVTNNYPDRYVSCSAVVMDEKVVVFGGGSLSVLAHSNDVWNLTYVRTMAGLRWVWQLNRQVPSHPDLVFRDVSYFHYDEAQKKSKLFVFGGRYLGNASTPTPYKRDLWIMEYQRVKLRWWMYRCDVSPPALVAPQWSLARVVRDTDDFYLLVLFGGKTVDEKGGKPVYGFYDKTWALNLNETTWTMLNDGGFRPRGRHSHSMVTLQNGSVLLFGGWIRKYSNDADNQMNDLWLLTLKQIGSECMAVWTQLAPYHGRGSSLYPYPEPRSSHKAFIWKNTMYVYGGSSHSDSSFWSYDVPTRRWSRVKIRAGDPDPSAFSNNTISNAIVFGDRAYFVFLSQKEAWRCPGPSKYNFSVPYSSAWTFSMSDVIWSRLSNIPLNLYVQSTFWFNNSFMMLGYKRPVCRKADVGNELYLTQLQPGCRAGYFSRDYATNRCKSCPKGTYSAVGSSTCQTCPLGMTTTRSANSATEMACTCEANYCHMGTCFVMYSSNNRTLTPLCKCHFGYTGNTCRYPTYYLIGLGVVCFLVVIALMLLFIQRTTKKSKQLTNTQQQLLELTDVWEVDPSELEMGPRIDVDSPGSYGEVRQATYRDWIVAVKKLKHVCYRSHHRFALEFEREVRLMRAIRHPNIVMFLGAGRMSGSGRPFLVMEYLHRGALGSVLRNESISLTTRRKMQFAIDAAKGMNFLHGLRPARIHRDLKSNNLLLSDGWIVKVADFGQARLVKEEKQIQVAVLGRRRSQKRKRNRHGKTESEETAPLLLNPDRELTVNIGTLLWRSPELFQERAYGTSTDVYSFSIVLWEIWSRRLPYHTRHFKWVFEIEEAVVKGCRPEKLEECPEGYWKLVEDCWKGDQEERPKFGEILVRLEQIYTDEQTSVVE, encoded by the exons ATGAGCCGAGCTGGGCTGCCTTTCTTAGGACTAATACTAGAAATAATGACTCAGACCCTCCACACAAGTCATCCTCATGATCATTTGCCATCGCTCGAACAGATCACTTCAGGACGGTGCAATCCCGTCAACAATTGGTGCGCAATCAACCAAGAAGCGGCGTGGGGCGAAAACATACCAAGCCCGCGCGCCGGCCACTCGGCCGCCGTCTATCGACGAAGCAATTCATCGACGGCGCTCCAGCGAATGgtcgtcttcggcggcgacgttcgcggcgcgtcgtcgtacgaCACTTGGACGTACGTGCCGTGGACGGGCGAGTGGATGGACATAACGAAAGCCCCTCGACCGAAAGCGCGATTCGGACACACCATGACGACCGTCTGCGACACTcgcgtcgtcctcgtcggcggcggaaatTACTTCGTCGATGAggcaaaaacgtttttcgacgtctgGCTGTTCGAAGGCGAAACAGAAACGTGGAACAAAATTAGAACGacgcaatcgtcgtcgtcgccgccgggaGCGAAGTTCCAATCGCTATTTTTTCACACCGCCGTCCCGACGGTTCCGCCGCGTGGACGAGCGTCGCGATGCCGATGCTCCAAGTCGATTCTCATCTTCGGCGGCGTACACAATTTTTTTCCGCCGTGGAGGTCCCAACTTCCCGCCTGGCTGACGCGGGCGGGTCGTCGGCCACCCGTCGTGATGAGCGACCTGTGGGAGCTTCgatgcgtcgacgatcgcttCAGCCATAATACGACGTACGAATGGATTCGAATCGTGACGCCCCGCCCGACGCCCGACGGACGCTGGTATCATTCGGCCgcgctcgtcggcgagacgatGTACGTGATCGGTGGCTTGAAGAGTCTTTTCGACAGAGACGATTTTTGGAACGAGGTCTGGGCGTTCAATACGTCCAATTCCCAGTGGACGTTGCTCAAGGAAAATCCGCCGCGGTTGGCCATGAGGGAAGTGAAAGCAGTGCATATAAAAGGAACAGATTTCATTGTGATTATCGCTGGGCGTGGAaagatctttctttttcacaCGAAAACCGTCAAATGGACGGAATCGGTCCTGGTAACGAACAATTACCCCGATCGATACGTCAGTTGTAGTGCCGTCGTCATGGACGAAAAGGTTGTCGTTTTCGGTGGGGGAAGTCTCAGTGTATTGGCCCACTCGAACGACGTGTGGAACCTGACCTACGTTCGAACTATGGCCGGCTTGCGTTGGGTGTGGCAGCTCAACCGACAAGTGCCGTCTCATCCCGACCTCGTTTTCCGCGACGTCTCTTATTTTCACTACGACGAGGCGCAAAAGAAGTCTAAACTGTTCGTCTTCGGCGGTCGCTATCTCGGCaatgcgtcgacgccgacgccctACAAACGCGACTTGTGGATCATGGAATATCAGCGAGTCAAACTGCGATGGTGGATGTATCGTTGCGACGTCTCGCCACCGGCTCTCGTCGCGCCGCAATGGAGTCTCGCTCGAGTCGTACGCGACACCGACGACTTCTATTTGCTCGTTCTTTTCGGCGGGAAGACGgtcgacgagaaaggcgGTAAACCGGTGTACGGCTTCTACGACAAAACGTGGGCGCTCAATCTGAACGAGACAACCTGGACGATGCTGAACGACGGTGGCTTTCGTCCGCGGGGTCGACACAGTCACTCGATGGTAACACTGCAAAACGGATCCGTGCTGCTCTTTGGAGGCTGGATACGAAAGTATTCCAATGACGCCGACAATCAAATGAATGATCTCTGGCTTCTCACGTTGAAGCAAATCGGTTCCGAGTGCATGGCCGTCTGGACTCAACTGGCTCCATATCACGGTCGCGGCTCCAGTCTGTATCCCTACCCGGAGCCTAGATCGAGTCACAAAGCCTTCATTTGGAAAAACACGATGTACGTTTACGGCGGATCGAGCCACTCGGACTCGTCGTTCTGGTCGTACGACGTACCAACTCGGCGCTGGAGTCGCGTGAAAATCCGCGCCGGCGATCCAGACCCGAGCGCCTTCTCGAACAACACGATTAGTAATGCCATTGTATTCGGCGACCGAGcgtatttcgtatttctAAGTCAGAAAGAAGCTTGGCGCTGTCCCGGCCCCAGTAAATACAACTTCTCCGTTCCGTACAGCTCGGCGTGGACGTTTTCCATGTCGGACGTCATTTGGTCGCGCCTTTCGAATATTCCCCTCAACTTGTACGTCCAGAGCACTTTCTGGTTCAACAACAGTTTCATGATGCTCGGCTACAAGCGACCAGTCTGCAGGAAAGCCGACGTCGGCAATGAGCTCTATCTAACGCAGCTGCAGCCCGGTTGCCGAGCCGGTTACTTCAGTCGAGACTACGCGACGAACAGGTGCAAATCGTGTCCAAAAGgaacgtactccgccgtcgGCTCGTCGACCTGTCAGACGTGTCCGCTcggaatgacgacgacgagatcggcgAACTCGGCGACCGAGATGGCGTGCACGTGCGAAGCGAACTACTGTCACATGGGCACGTGCTTCGTCATGTACAGCAGCAACAATCGAACGCTGACGCCCCTCTGCAAATGCCACTTCGGCTACACGGGCAACACGTGCCGCTATCCGACCTATTATCTGATCGGATTGGGCGTCGTCtgctttctcgtcgtcatagcGCTCATGCTTCTCTTCATtcaacgaacgacgaagaagtcgaaacAGTTGACGAACACTCAACAGCAACTTCTCGAACTGACCGACGTCTGGGAAGTCGATCCGTCCGAATTGGAGATGGGTCCgcgcatcgacgtcgattcgccgGGCAGCTACGGCGAAGTGCGTCAGGCGACGTATCGCGATTGGATCGTCGCCGTGAAGAAACTCAAACACGTCTGCTATCGATCCCACCATCGATTTGCGTTGGAATTCGAACGCGAGGTTCGTCTCATGCGCGCCATACGTCATCCGAATATCGTCATGTTTCTCGGCGCCGGACGAATGTCCGGATCGGGACGGCCCTTTCTCGTCATGGAGTATCTTCATCGGGGCGCGCTTGGCAGCGTTCTGCGCAacgaatcgatttcgttGACGACTCGACGAAAGATGCAATTTGCGATCGACGCCGCTAAGGGTATGAATTTTCTTCACGGTCTTCGTCCGGCGAGAAttcatcgcgatttgaagAGCAACAATTTGCTTCTGAGCGACGGGTGGATCGTCAAGGTGGCCGATTTCGGGCAGGCGCGGCTCGTCAAGGAGGAGAAGCAGATTCAAGTGGCCGTTCTCGGTCGGCGTAGGAGccagaagaggaaaaggaatcgGCACGGGAAAACGGAGTCCGAAGAGACGGCTCCGCTTCTTCTGAATCCCGATCGAGAGCTGACAGTCAATATCGGTACGCTTCTTTGGCGTTCGCCTGAGCTTTTTCAAGAGAGAGCTTACGGAACGTCAACAGATGTTTACAG TTTCTCTATTGTTCTGTGGGAGATTTGGTCGCGACGGCTGCCTTACCACACGCGTCATTTCAAGTGggtttttgaaattgaagaggCTGTTGTAAAGGGTTGCCGCCCGGAGAAGCTTGAGGAGTGTCCGGAGGGGTACTGGAAATTGGTGGAAGACTGCTGGAAGGGAGATCAGGAGGAAAGGCCAAAATTTGGAGAAATACTTGTTCGTCTCGAGCAGATATACACGGATGAACAGACTTCAGTAGTAGAATAG
- the LOC136185796 gene encoding histidine N-alpha-methyltransferase-like gives MESNNVDQSFLDDVVDGLSQPQKTLHPKYLYDDDGSLLFEQICELDEYYLTRTEMAIMEASCDEMATAIGPDAVIIEPGSGAGTKTKLLLGALRTPAAYVPIEISDDALSRSTTILRKDLPKVRVFPMCADFTNDVDLPRDLPSHARRRVVYFPGSTIGNFEPHDRLPLLRRFRKLAGNEGGALMGVDLQKADTDIIFRAYNDSRNVTAAFTTNILARINRELGADFDLEQFTHYAPYDAKRHRIEVRLCSNVEQTVTIRGHTFNFARDEYIIAEYSHKFDISSFSAEMEAVGFRLSNVWTDKDRLFGVLFFQSDCQKATGSPLD, from the exons ATGGAAAGCAACAACGTCGACCAatcgtttctcgacgacgtcgtcgacggtctCTCCCAACCCCAAAAGACGCTCCATCCCAAGTAtctctacgacgacgacggctctcttctttttgaacAGATATGCGAGCTCGACGAGTACTATCTCACTCGCACCGAAATGGCGATCATGGAAGCGTCGTGCGACGAGATGGCAACCGCAATCGGACCGGACGCCGTCATAATCGAACCGGGCAGCGGCGCcggaacgaaaacgaagctgCTCCTCGGGGCTCTTCGCACTCCCGCCGCCTACGTTCCCATCGAAATCTCCGACGACGCGCTGTCGCGGAGCACGACGATCCTTCGTAAAGATCTTCCCAAGGTTCGTGTTTTCCCCATGTGTGCCGACTtcacgaacgacgtcgatctccCCCGCGATCTTCCGTCTCAcgcccgtcgtcgagtcgtctATTTTCCCGGTTCGACGATCGGAAATTTCGAGCCGCACGATCGGTTGCCGCTTCTGCGACGCTTTCGCAAGCTAGCCGGCAACGAAGGCGGCGCTCTGATGGGCGTCGATCTTCAAAAAGCCGACACGGACATCATATTTCGCGCCTATAACGATTCGCGGAACGTGACGGCCGCCTTTACGACGAACATCCTCGCGCGAATCAATCGCGAACTAGGAGCCGACTTTGACTTGGAACAATTTACTCACT acGCGCCTTACGATGCTAAACGCCATCGCATTGAAGTTCGGCTGTGTTCGAATGTTGAACAGACAGTGACGATACGTGGGCACACGTTCAAC TTTGCTCGCGACGAGTACATCATTGCTGAGTACTCGCACAAATTCGACATATCGTCCTTTTCAGCTGAAATGGAGGCCGTAGGATTTAGATTGAGCAACGTCTGGACGGATAAGGATCGTCTTTTTggcgttctcttttttcagtCCGACTGTCAAAAGGCAACTGGTAGTCCTTTGGATTGA